One segment of Candidatus Zixiibacteriota bacterium DNA contains the following:
- a CDS encoding DinB family protein — protein sequence MLSATNSERCFVESAWKFALWGQFGAALDMLENSIRACPDSLWHDRARDGEKFLSETRPQEFWYIAYHTLFFLDFYLAETDRGYAPPAPFTLSELDPEGLLPDRVYSKDELLGFLEQGRQKCRIRIGSLTDDTGHKPAAFERPQLTVVELLMYNMRHIQHHAAQLNLLLRQNINSAPRWVGKTKVPLEPGTSLFP from the coding sequence ATGTTATCTGCAACCAATAGCGAAAGGTGTTTCGTGGAAAGCGCATGGAAATTTGCTCTCTGGGGGCAATTTGGCGCCGCCCTCGACATGCTGGAAAATTCTATCCGTGCCTGCCCCGACTCCCTCTGGCACGACCGGGCGCGTGACGGCGAAAAATTCCTCAGTGAAACCAGACCGCAGGAGTTTTGGTACATCGCTTATCATACCCTCTTCTTTCTCGATTTTTATCTGGCTGAGACCGACCGGGGATATGCCCCGCCTGCTCCTTTTACCTTAAGCGAGTTGGACCCGGAGGGACTTCTTCCGGACAGGGTGTACTCTAAAGACGAACTTCTTGGATTCCTGGAGCAGGGACGTCAGAAATGCCGCATCCGCATAGGTTCGCTGACCGATGACACCGGGCACAAGCCTGCCGCCTTTGAGCGGCCGCAACTCACCGTTGTGGAATTGTTGATGTACAACATGCGCCATATTCAACATCACGCGGCACAATTGAATCTTCTGCTTCGCCAGAACATCAACTCTGCCCCGCGCTGGGTAGGGAAGACCAAAGTTCCGCTTGAGCCAGGAACCTCCCTTTTCCCTTAA
- a CDS encoding group 1 truncated hemoglobin — MTRRALNLGVLGLLVFVFLSGFQMASAQSGEAAKTKSLYDRLGGLMPISVVVSDFIDALVPDSILNQNPAIDAARKRVPAEYLKYHVTAMVCQATGGPCQYHGRGMKESHVHLNITEKEWDRMVTIFKEILAKHKVPAKETQELLDIVGTTKADIVMAGKGKY, encoded by the coding sequence ATGACCAGAAGAGCTCTTAATCTGGGTGTATTAGGACTGCTTGTTTTCGTTTTTCTGAGCGGATTTCAGATGGCGTCGGCGCAGAGTGGCGAAGCGGCGAAAACAAAGTCGCTCTATGACCGGCTGGGCGGGTTGATGCCGATTTCGGTCGTGGTGAGCGATTTTATCGATGCCCTCGTGCCAGATTCTATTCTGAATCAAAATCCGGCAATTGATGCCGCCCGCAAACGGGTTCCGGCCGAATATCTCAAATACCATGTAACGGCTATGGTCTGCCAGGCGACGGGGGGACCGTGTCAGTATCATGGTAGAGGTATGAAAGAGTCTCATGTCCACCTGAATATCACCGAAAAGGAATGGGACAGGATGGTGACCATTTTCAAAGAGATTCTTGCCAAACACAAAGTCCCGGCCAAGGAGACGCAAGAGCTTCTTGATATAGTCGGTACCACCAAGGCTGATATTGTAATGGCAGGCAAAGGAAAATACTAA
- a CDS encoding nuclear transport factor 2 family protein, which translates to MRRISYLIILPILLLAAGGGAHMKQPYDLTVEIDKITRVIHNSIGWAASKDKELLYQCFAHDSDLFWFSPRDDGTVSGFSQFADQVENFFMKDEFKAVSYEVRDLRIVLSRSGDVAWYHARLDDFNEWKGQPANWEDVRWSGVLEKRDGRWVIVQMHFSEAAEKTR; encoded by the coding sequence GTGAGAAGAATATCATATCTAATTATCCTGCCAATTCTTCTATTGGCGGCAGGTGGAGGCGCTCATATGAAACAGCCGTACGATTTAACGGTAGAAATTGACAAAATCACCAGAGTGATTCATAACAGTATCGGCTGGGCCGCCAGTAAGGATAAGGAACTGCTCTACCAATGTTTCGCACATGATTCTGACCTGTTCTGGTTTTCGCCGCGAGATGACGGCACGGTATCCGGTTTCAGCCAATTTGCCGACCAGGTCGAGAATTTTTTCATGAAGGATGAATTTAAGGCGGTTAGTTATGAAGTCAGAGACCTCCGGATTGTTCTCTCCCGGTCGGGTGATGTCGCCTGGTATCATGCCCGTCTGGACGATTTCAACGAATGGAAAGGGCAGCCGGCAAACTGGGAGGATGTCCGCTGGAGCGGCGTGCTGGAGAAACGTGACGGCCGTTGGGTGATTGTTCAGATGCATTTTTCCGAGGCGGCGGAGAAAACGCGATAG
- a CDS encoding DUF5655 domain-containing protein has product MATPEQATQTQLKNIQTRTGKTLEQLAKIIKESGLTKHGELRSMLQQKLGMGYGDANTLVHYVLKSDGASAAKKGAMSEDDVLNGIYSGPKEALRPIHDSLMKHIKNFGEFEIAPKKGYVSLRRKKQFAMIGPATNSRVEVGLNVKGLPAAGRLEAIPPGGMCNYKVKLTEVSQVDKELIGWIKLAFENAG; this is encoded by the coding sequence ATGGCGACCCCCGAACAAGCCACTCAGACCCAGCTGAAAAATATCCAGACCAGAACCGGCAAGACTCTGGAGCAGCTGGCGAAAATCATCAAGGAAAGCGGTCTGACCAAGCATGGCGAACTCCGTTCCATGCTACAGCAAAAACTCGGCATGGGGTATGGTGATGCCAACACACTCGTGCATTATGTTCTCAAAAGTGACGGCGCTTCCGCCGCCAAAAAGGGCGCAATGTCCGAAGATGATGTTCTAAACGGTATCTATTCCGGTCCCAAAGAGGCTCTCCGTCCCATTCATGACTCACTCATGAAGCATATCAAGAACTTCGGCGAGTTTGAGATTGCCCCCAAGAAGGGGTATGTCAGCCTGCGCCGGAAGAAGCAATTTGCCATGATTGGTCCTGCTACCAACAGCCGCGTTGAAGTCGGCTTGAATGTCAAGGGACTTCCTGCGGCGGGCCGTTTGGAGGCAATCCCCCCCGGCGGTATGTGCAATTACAAAGTCAAGCTGACCGAAGTCTCGCAAGTGGATAAAGAGTTAATCGGCTGGATTAAACTTGCGTTCGAAAACGCCGGATAA
- a CDS encoding nucleoside phosphorylase, with the protein MRKRKYPILEFDPSKKAIIEASNFIRKVENWEHGIICFFKDVVEKIAESTGAEKMYEDKGVYGTNPFYRMEYRGCPIVFFFPLMGASVSAAFLELAIGLGGRKFIACGSSGVLDRSIPRGGFVVPSAAVRDEGTSYHYREPSREIDVNKKAIKAITTVFESHHESYRTGKVWTTDGLFRETASRIALRKKEGCLAVEMEAAALLAVAQFRRVKLGYILTGGDDVSGKEWDTRGENLRLPTRERLFWLSVEACLKL; encoded by the coding sequence ATGCGCAAAAGAAAATACCCAATCCTCGAATTTGACCCCTCAAAGAAAGCCATCATCGAAGCGAGCAATTTTATCCGCAAAGTGGAGAATTGGGAGCACGGCATAATCTGTTTTTTCAAGGATGTTGTAGAGAAGATTGCAGAAAGCACCGGAGCCGAAAAAATGTATGAAGACAAGGGAGTTTACGGCACTAATCCATTCTATCGGATGGAATATAGAGGGTGTCCCATTGTCTTCTTTTTTCCCTTGATGGGGGCATCGGTCTCGGCCGCATTTCTGGAGTTAGCCATCGGACTTGGCGGCAGGAAATTCATCGCCTGCGGCAGCTCCGGCGTCCTTGACAGGAGTATTCCGCGAGGCGGCTTTGTTGTTCCCAGCGCCGCTGTTCGCGACGAAGGGACGTCATATCACTATCGGGAACCTTCCCGCGAAATAGACGTGAATAAGAAAGCAATCAAAGCGATAACGACTGTGTTTGAAAGCCACCATGAATCATATCGGACAGGAAAGGTCTGGACGACCGACGGCTTATTCCGCGAAACGGCTTCCAGAATTGCTTTACGGAAGAAAGAGGGATGCCTGGCGGTGGAGATGGAAGCGGCGGCGCTTCTCGCCGTGGCGCAATTCCGCAGAGTCAAATTGGGATATATCCTGACCGGCGGTGATGATGTCTCCGGAAAAGAGTGGGATACAAGAGGCGAAAACTTGCGGCTACCTACCCGGGAGCGGCTTTTCTGGCTCAGTGTCGAAGCCTGCTTGAAGCTTTGA
- a CDS encoding isoaspartyl peptidase/L-asparaginase, producing the protein MPTFGIVIHGGAGAISKSAMTPELERSYHDGLREALTAGYKILESGGTAVDAVQKAVNVMEDSPLFNAGRGAVFTHAGRNEMDAAIMDGATLKAGAVAGVQQIKNPINLARMVMEKTPHVLLARDGAEEFARLNGFELMPDEYFFTESRWQQLQKAIELEKNWKERSRSGSESDSEQKFGTVGAVALDQSGNLAAATSTGGMTNSRHGRIGDSPLVGAGTYANNQTCAVSATGHGEFIIRAVLGHDLSALMQYHGMSLRDAAEKVIFGRFKELGGTGGLVAIDRQGNIALPFNTPGMYRGHYLQGQKLETAIYRE; encoded by the coding sequence ATGCCCACCTTCGGAATAGTCATCCACGGCGGAGCCGGAGCGATATCGAAGAGTGCCATGACTCCGGAACTGGAAAGGAGTTATCATGATGGCCTGCGCGAAGCCCTTACGGCGGGATATAAGATTCTCGAGTCGGGGGGCACCGCCGTTGATGCCGTGCAAAAGGCAGTCAATGTGATGGAGGATTCCCCTCTTTTCAATGCCGGCCGGGGCGCGGTTTTCACCCATGCAGGCAGGAATGAAATGGATGCCGCTATTATGGATGGCGCCACGCTTAAAGCGGGGGCGGTGGCCGGGGTGCAACAAATCAAGAATCCTATCAATTTAGCCCGAATGGTGATGGAAAAGACACCGCATGTTCTTCTGGCGCGCGATGGCGCCGAAGAATTTGCCCGTCTCAACGGATTCGAATTGATGCCGGACGAGTATTTTTTCACGGAGAGCCGATGGCAGCAACTTCAGAAAGCAATAGAACTTGAGAAGAACTGGAAAGAGCGGAGCCGTTCCGGTTCGGAATCTGATAGCGAGCAGAAATTCGGCACCGTTGGCGCGGTCGCGCTTGACCAATCGGGCAACCTTGCCGCCGCAACCTCCACCGGCGGTATGACCAACAGCCGCCACGGACGAATCGGCGATTCGCCGCTTGTCGGCGCCGGCACTTATGCCAATAACCAGACCTGTGCTGTTTCCGCTACCGGCCATGGGGAATTCATCATCCGCGCCGTCCTCGGCCATGACCTCTCGGCTCTAATGCAATATCACGGTATGAGCCTTCGCGACGCCGCCGAAAAGGTGATATTCGGGCGTTTCAAGGAACTCGGCGGGACCGGCGGTCTGGTGGCTATCGACCGGCAGGGCAATATCGCCCTTCCCTTCAACACCCCCGGGATGTACCGCGGGCATTATCTTCAAGGGCAAAAACTGGAGACAGCTATATACAGAGAATAA
- a CDS encoding cupin domain-containing protein, translating into MRLKFGLMATSVTFAVMGIWYSVGVTDSSGKSGKLPPEPTVTYKNSAEERIAHGERISAIDDARQQLHAQHHGHKAIETRSIPGRFEPPRMTSVDDFALSKDDLVVINPGPGEYVHVMEGQRHGYQNLTIGITYTAPGGAPPMHTHKGEESHVLLKGQKILYALGDKIFVKEGPYIVNIPPMVPHSFQNLDDDVAELVVIFPTNVWEYDVLDYFPFNTPEAKALAEEAKLSRANGQ; encoded by the coding sequence ATGCGTCTCAAATTCGGGCTGATGGCAACATCGGTTACATTCGCCGTGATGGGAATCTGGTATTCCGTTGGCGTGACCGATTCATCCGGAAAATCCGGGAAACTCCCCCCGGAACCGACCGTCACTTACAAGAACTCTGCGGAAGAGCGCATCGCGCATGGCGAGAGAATTTCTGCCATTGATGATGCCCGACAACAACTGCACGCGCAGCATCACGGCCATAAAGCCATTGAAACCAGAAGCATTCCGGGCCGTTTTGAACCCCCGCGAATGACTTCGGTCGATGACTTTGCCCTTTCCAAGGATGACCTGGTGGTGATTAATCCCGGTCCCGGCGAATATGTGCATGTGATGGAAGGACAGCGTCACGGTTATCAAAATCTCACCATCGGTATTACTTATACCGCCCCCGGCGGGGCTCCGCCGATGCACACGCATAAGGGGGAGGAATCGCATGTCCTCTTGAAAGGGCAGAAAATTCTTTATGCATTGGGCGATAAGATATTCGTTAAAGAAGGACCATATATTGTCAATATCCCCCCCATGGTGCCGCACTCTTTTCAGAACCTCGATGATGACGTCGCCGAACTGGTGGTGATATTTCCCACCAATGTCTGGGAGTATGATGTCCTTGATTATTTTCCCTTCAATACCCCTGAGGCAAAAGCCCTTGCCGAAGAGGCAAAACTCTCCAGGGCAAACGGGCAATAG
- a CDS encoding energy transducer TonB produces the protein MLKRIVAVAALLILFLFLTLPTLYAKDKKYPGEDDFVAVEVPATMTVSTPPVYPDSAKNHKVEGTVWVKALVDDNGAVVEAKIVKCSAKDCGFEEAALEAAKRCQYTPAMQNGKPVAVWVTYKVEFALADGM, from the coding sequence ATGCTGAAGCGAATTGTGGCAGTGGCGGCCCTCCTGATACTCTTTTTGTTCCTTACTCTTCCGACACTCTACGCCAAGGACAAAAAATACCCCGGCGAGGATGATTTTGTGGCGGTGGAAGTTCCAGCGACTATGACAGTTAGCACTCCGCCGGTCTATCCCGACTCCGCCAAAAACCACAAAGTCGAGGGGACAGTCTGGGTCAAAGCCCTGGTCGACGACAACGGAGCAGTAGTCGAAGCGAAAATTGTGAAGTGCTCCGCCAAGGACTGCGGATTTGAAGAAGCGGCGCTGGAAGCGGCAAAACGATGTCAATATACTCCGGCGATGCAAAATGGAAAGCCAGTTGCGGTCTGGGTTACCTATAAGGTAGAATTCGCACTTGCCGACGGTATGTAA